A part of Aegilops tauschii subsp. strangulata cultivar AL8/78 chromosome 2, Aet v6.0, whole genome shotgun sequence genomic DNA contains:
- the LOC109732763 gene encoding barwin yields the protein MAARLAMVAALLCAGAAAAAAQQASNVRATYHFYRPAENNWDLGAPAVSAYCSTWDAGKPFSWRSKYGWTAFCGPAGPRGQESCGRCIRVTNTGTGAQITARIVDQCANGGLDLDWDTVFVKIDTDGMGYQRGHLIVNYEFVDCGDNHINFHGKNETLPASTHAVA from the coding sequence ATGGCCGCACGCCTTGCGATGGTGGCGGCGCTCCTGTGCGCCGGTGCCGCGGCCGCCGCGGCGCAGCAGGCGAGCAACGTCCGCGCGACCTACCACTTCTACCGCCCGGCCGAGAACAACTGGGATCTGGGCGCCCCCGCCGTGAGCGCCTACTGCTCCACCTGGGACGCCGGCAAGCCGTTCTCGTGGCGGTCCAAGTACGGCTGGACGGCGTTCTGCGGTcccgccggcccccgcggccagGAGTCGTGCGGGCGGTGCATCCGGGTGACCAACACGGGCACGGGGGCGCAGATCACGGCGAGGATCGTGGACCAGTGCGCCAACGGCGGGCTGGACCTCGACTGGGACACCGTGTTCGTCAAGATCGACACCGACGGCATGGGGTACCAGAGGGGCCACCTCATCGTCAACTACGAGTTCGTCGACTGCGGCGACAACCACATCAACTTCCATGGAAAGAACGAGACCCTACCAGCCAGCACTCATGCTGTTGCGTAA
- the LOC109732765 gene encoding barwin — MAARLALVVALLCAGAAAAAAQQASNVRATYHYYRPAQNGWDLGAPAVSAYCSTWDAGKPFSWRSKYGWTAFCGPAGPRGQASCGRCIRVTNTGTGAQITARIVDQCANGGLDLDWDTVFVKIDTDGMGYQRGHLIVNYQFVDCVDNHINFHGKNETLPASIHAVE; from the coding sequence ATGGCCGCACGCCTCGCGCTGGTGGTGGCGCTCCTGTGCGCAGGTGCCGCGGCCGCCGCGGCGCAGCAGGCGAGCAACGTCCGGGCGACCTACCACTACTACCGCCCGGCTCAGAACGGCTGGGACCTGGGCGCCCCTGCCGTGAGCGCCTACTGCTCCACCTGGGACGCCGGCAAGCCGTTCTCGTGGCGGTCCAAGTACGGCTGGACGGCGTTCTGCGGCCCCGCGGGCCCCCGCGGCCAGGCGTCGTGCGGGCGGTGCATCCGGGTGACCAACACGGGCACGGGGGCGCAGATCACAGCGAGGATCGTGGACCAGTGCGCCAACGGCGGGCTGGACCTCGACTGGGACACGGTGTTCGTCAAGATCGACACCGACGGCATGGGGTACCAGAGGGGCCACCTCATCGTCAACTACCAGTTCGTCGACTGCGTCGACAACCACATCAACTTCCATGGAAAGAACGAGACGCTCCCAGCCAGCATTCATGCTGTTGAGTAA